One genomic region from Yarrowia lipolytica chromosome 1C, complete sequence encodes:
- a CDS encoding uncharacterized protein (Compare to YALI0C15092g, some similarities with uniprot|P41913 Saccharomyces cerevisiae YOR355W GDS1 protein): MLDNISQACIDVLNITNGLTVKQMIHSIESNYPTVDLSPNPSILVAARINSYIRRLELGQLDTDSTFVQKKLSDNHPKRMIYTIIDRPEPEEIERERREREKEKERKRERAGGRDTADATSNKRRRSSNESINTNSEEAEEEEVSPIQSTFPSPSSPLYMTSPQRYSFHLPSDDDLSSLDDSDDEESRLEVSSTAATTPINQDDEDEQEEIKMAPIMTHVTPKQRGLDQTLAPSPDLSLDITKLFNPYYDTLKEPHHAGIGHLGWINDEEDVGCPEEMSLGDLEEWVR, encoded by the coding sequence ATGCTCGACAACATTTCCCAGGCCTGTATCGATGTTCTCAACATCACTAATGGTCTCACGGTCAAGCAAATGATCCACTCGATCGAAAGCAATTATCCAACTGTGGATTTGTCGCCTAATCCTTCGATTCTGGTGGCTGCTCGCATCAATTCTTACATCCGACGGCTGGAATTGGGCCAATTGGACACAGACTCCACGTTTGTGCAAAAAAAGCTGTCCGACAACCACCCCAAGCGAATGATCTACACCATCATTGACCGTcctgagcctgaggagattgagcgGGAGCGACgagagagggagaaggaaaaggagcGAAAGAGGGagcgagctggaggacggGACACTGCGGATGCGACTTCCAAcaaacgacgacgatcCTCTAACGAATCGatcaacacaaacagcgaggaggctgaagaggaggaggtttcaCCAATCCAGTCTACCTTCCCTAGCCCCTCGTCTCCTCTGTACATGACCTCCCCACAGCGATACTCATTCCACCTGCCGTCGGACGATGatctctcttctctggacgactctgatgatgaggagTCTCGTCTGGAGGTGTCTTCCACCGCGGCAACCACTCCTATTAATcaggacgacgaggatgaaCAAGAAGAAATCAAAATGGCACCCATCATgacccacgtgacccccaAGCAGCGTGGGCTCGACCAGACTCTTGCCCCTTCCCCCGATCTCTCTCTGGATATCACCAAACTCTTCAACCCATACTACGACACCCTTAAAGAGCCCCATCATGCAGGTATTGGTCATCTTGGCTGGATcaatgatgaagaggatgTTGGATGTCCCGAGGAGATGAGCCTAGGCGACCTGGAGGAATGGGTTAGATAG